In Drosophila miranda strain MSH22 chromosome Y unlocalized genomic scaffold, D.miranda_PacBio2.1 Contig_Y3_pilon, whole genome shotgun sequence, a single window of DNA contains:
- the LOC117194793 gene encoding uncharacterized protein LOC117194793, which translates to MANSSGGGYTIPTGTLSILPIAANAQLPTITTTASGYEPNDVITTIPVSLSIQRFPSSLSIVDLAQEQDGYSNSGSSNGMTVGPGAGGGGGITTTALLSVKPLNGSGNGNISRNNSFSLSFNLQDPTVRSSVRSAGAPTVDTVDNSSSSGTIALPQSGATATATATSATSTLAKHSPEAKTGEGYV; encoded by the coding sequence AtggccaacagcagcggcggcgggtaCACCATTCCCACGGGGACCCTGAGCATCCTTCCCATCGCGGCGAACGCCCAGCTGCCGACCATCACGACAACGGCCAGTGGCTACGAGCCCAATGACGTCATCACCACGATCCCCGTCTCGCTCTCCATTCAGCGCTTCCCCTCGTCCCTGTCCATCGTGGACCTGGCCCAGGAGCAggacggctacagcaacagtggCTCCAGCAACGGCATGACCGTGGGGCCGGGtgcgggcggcggcggcggcatcacCACCACGGCCCTCCTGTCCGTGAAGCCCctgaacggcagcggcaacggcaacatttCGCGGAACAACAGCTTCAGTCTGAGCTTCAACCTGCAGGACCCCACAGTGCGCTCCTCGGTGCGTTCGGCAGGAGCCCCCACAGTGGATACAGTGGACAACTCTTCATCCAGTGGCACGATCGCCCTGCCCCAGAGCGGcgccacggcaacggcaacggccacgAGTGCTACCTCAACCCTCGCCAAACACAGTCCCGAGGCCAAGACAGGAGAGGGCTATGTCTGA